From Butyricimonas paravirosa, one genomic window encodes:
- the rfbC gene encoding dTDP-4-dehydrorhamnose 3,5-epimerase, whose product MKVIETEIEGVFILEPRVFGDDRGYFFESFSLKHFEEKVSKTVFVQDNESKSKYGVLRGLHYQLPPYTQAKLVRVVKGRVLDVAVDIRKGSPTFGKYVAVELSEENKLQFFLPKGFAHGFAVLSEEAIFQYKCDEYYAPDYEGAICFDDPDLGIDWRLPLEDIILSEKDKKHPRLRDAILL is encoded by the coding sequence ATGAAGGTTATTGAGACTGAAATAGAAGGTGTTTTTATACTTGAACCGCGGGTGTTCGGTGATGATCGGGGATATTTCTTCGAAAGTTTTTCTTTAAAACATTTTGAAGAGAAGGTAAGTAAAACGGTGTTTGTGCAGGATAATGAATCTAAATCTAAATATGGTGTTTTACGGGGTTTGCATTATCAATTACCTCCATATACGCAAGCGAAACTGGTGAGAGTGGTGAAAGGTCGTGTTTTGGATGTTGCCGTGGATATTCGTAAAGGTTCACCGACTTTCGGGAAATATGTTGCCGTGGAGCTGAGTGAAGAGAATAAATTGCAATTTTTCTTACCTAAGGGGTTTGCGCATGGATTTGCGGTTTTGAGTGAGGAGGCGATATTTCAGTACAAGTGTGACGAATATTACGCTCCGGATTATGAAGGGGCGATTTGTTTCGATGATCCGGATTTAGGGATAGATTGGAGATTGCCGTTAGAGGATATTATATTGTCGGAGAAGGATAAAAAGCATCCGAGGTTGCGGGATGCGATATTGTTGTAA
- a CDS encoding polysaccharide biosynthesis protein, translating into MKNYLFGPNGLATKIVHTRYLSRWIVMGIDVVLSTLVTVFAYWLIRFVREEPVVWSWVAYLALLAAVISALAFAILHAHRVVMRFTTLRETWRLGIAMALKVIILYPLIHVFYPQVSNERLILGALLDMMTTTVVLVSVRVVLVSLYDFLKVRLHGEQKRVLIFGMDDCSASLSTAVSNSFLPSYKVTGYLTIGKRYKHYRLSGESVYFITGEEGFNRLVKRLQVDGIVFPNYRTAQEEQQRLVRYCQKLGLEMLVLPSVEEMSDGQLPRPQMKEIRLEELLGRDEIKINMKEIAEGLEGKVVMVTGAAGSIGSELCRQLTRFNIKQLIFLDSAETPMHNIQLEFTDKFPKTPFVPVIGDVRSLDRMDFVFRNYHPQVVFHAAAYKHVPLMESNPCEAVRVNVFGTMNVADHAVKYGVERFVMVSTDKAVNPTNIMGASKRLAEIYVQSLSVAIRDGLQVGTTRFITTRFGNVLGSNGSVIPRFREQIRNGGPVTVTHPDIIRYFMTIPEACRLVMEAGTMGMGGEIYIFEMGRPVKIADMARRMIELSGFDPDKEISIIYTGLRPGEKLYEELLSNKENTLPTAHNKIRVAKVREYNYFDVVNELNKLNELAARVNIPEMVKMMKDIVPEFVSRNSEFEKYDKESIS; encoded by the coding sequence ATGAAAAATTATTTATTTGGACCGAATGGATTAGCTACCAAGATTGTACACACGAGATACCTGAGTCGCTGGATCGTGATGGGGATTGACGTTGTGCTTTCAACTTTGGTAACGGTTTTTGCTTACTGGCTTATCCGGTTTGTCAGGGAAGAACCTGTTGTTTGGTCGTGGGTTGCATATTTGGCATTATTGGCGGCGGTCATTAGTGCTTTGGCATTTGCCATATTACATGCTCATCGTGTCGTGATGCGTTTCACCACGTTACGGGAAACTTGGCGTTTGGGGATAGCGATGGCTTTGAAAGTGATCATTCTTTACCCTTTGATTCATGTATTCTACCCGCAGGTATCTAATGAAAGATTGATTTTAGGGGCTTTGTTGGACATGATGACGACTACCGTAGTGTTGGTTTCCGTGCGAGTGGTGTTAGTGAGCCTGTATGACTTTTTGAAAGTTCGTTTGCATGGAGAACAAAAGCGGGTGTTGATCTTCGGGATGGATGATTGTTCTGCCTCGCTCAGTACGGCAGTTTCTAACAGTTTCCTGCCATCTTACAAGGTAACGGGGTATTTGACTATTGGAAAAAGATATAAGCATTACCGGTTATCCGGTGAATCAGTATACTTTATCACGGGAGAAGAAGGATTTAACCGGTTGGTAAAGCGTTTACAGGTTGATGGAATCGTGTTCCCGAATTATCGGACCGCTCAGGAGGAACAACAACGATTGGTGCGTTATTGTCAGAAATTGGGGTTGGAAATGTTAGTACTGCCTTCCGTGGAGGAGATGAGTGACGGGCAGTTGCCGCGTCCGCAAATGAAGGAAATCCGTTTGGAGGAATTGCTTGGGCGTGACGAGATAAAGATTAACATGAAGGAGATTGCGGAAGGATTGGAAGGGAAAGTCGTTATGGTAACGGGAGCTGCCGGTTCTATCGGGAGCGAGTTATGTCGTCAATTGACACGTTTTAATATCAAGCAATTGATATTTTTGGATTCGGCTGAAACTCCAATGCATAATATCCAGTTGGAATTTACGGATAAGTTCCCGAAGACTCCTTTTGTGCCTGTGATTGGGGATGTGAGATCTCTTGATCGAATGGATTTTGTGTTCCGTAATTATCATCCTCAAGTGGTATTCCATGCGGCAGCTTACAAGCACGTGCCCTTGATGGAATCGAATCCCTGTGAAGCCGTGCGGGTAAACGTGTTTGGGACGATGAATGTTGCGGATCATGCCGTGAAGTATGGGGTGGAGCGTTTTGTTATGGTTTCCACGGATAAGGCGGTTAACCCGACGAATATCATGGGAGCCTCTAAACGTTTGGCCGAGATATATGTACAAAGTTTAAGTGTGGCCATTCGGGATGGTTTGCAAGTAGGAACTACTCGTTTTATCACGACTCGTTTTGGGAACGTGTTGGGATCTAACGGTTCGGTAATTCCGAGGTTCCGTGAACAGATTCGCAACGGGGGACCTGTTACGGTGACTCATCCGGATATTATTCGTTATTTCATGACGATCCCGGAAGCTTGTCGTTTGGTGATGGAAGCCGGAACGATGGGTATGGGAGGTGAGATTTATATTTTCGAGATGGGACGTCCCGTGAAGATTGCCGATATGGCAAGACGGATGATTGAATTATCGGGATTTGATCCGGATAAGGAGATTTCCATTATCTACACGGGGTTAAGGCCGGGGGAGAAGCTATACGAAGAGTTGTTAAGTAACAAGGAGAACACTTTGCCGACAGCTCACAACAAAATTCGGGTAGCGAAAGTCCGGGAGTATAATTATTTTGATGTCGTAAATGAATTGAATAAATTGAATGAATTGGCTGCTAGGGTAAATATCCCGGAGATGGTGAAGATGATGAAGGATATTGTACCTGAGTTTGTCAGTCGAAATTCTGAATTCGAAAAATATGATAAAGAATCCATAAGTTGA
- the rfbD gene encoding dTDP-4-dehydrorhamnose reductase, translating into MANILITGANGQLGTELRNRSFSLLDDVFYTDVEELDITNFKAICAFIETHDIDTIINCAAYTAVDQAEDDEEKAMKLNRDAVANLANAAVKLDCLLVHISTDYVFDGTSDHPYTEKDATNPQSVYGRTKLEGEQAIKKSGCLYVIIRTAWLYSGYGHNFVKTISRLASERDELNVVSDQWGTPTYAGDLAEAIISIMERDDLPELEGVYHFTNEGACTWYDFAKEIVALTGANCKVNPVTTEEYPSKVKRPAYSILDKTKIKETFDLEIRDWREALKSCMATF; encoded by the coding sequence ATGGCTAATATATTGATCACGGGTGCGAATGGACAATTGGGTACAGAGCTGAGAAATCGTAGCTTTTCTTTGCTGGATGACGTGTTTTACACGGATGTTGAAGAATTGGATATAACGAATTTTAAGGCGATATGTGCCTTTATTGAGACGCATGATATTGACACGATCATTAATTGTGCTGCATACACGGCTGTCGACCAAGCAGAAGACGATGAGGAAAAAGCGATGAAATTGAATCGTGATGCCGTGGCTAACTTGGCCAATGCTGCCGTGAAACTGGATTGTCTGCTGGTCCATATCTCGACAGATTACGTGTTTGACGGGACATCGGATCATCCTTACACGGAAAAAGATGCTACAAATCCGCAGAGCGTGTATGGAAGAACAAAATTGGAAGGAGAACAGGCAATCAAAAAATCGGGATGTCTGTATGTTATTATCCGTACGGCTTGGCTGTATTCCGGATATGGACATAATTTCGTGAAAACAATATCCCGTTTAGCTTCTGAGCGGGACGAGTTGAACGTGGTGAGCGATCAGTGGGGAACGCCGACTTATGCGGGGGATCTGGCCGAGGCTATTATTAGCATTATGGAACGGGATGATCTCCCGGAATTGGAAGGTGTGTATCACTTTACGAACGAAGGAGCTTGTACGTGGTATGATTTTGCCAAAGAAATCGTGGCTCTTACAGGGGCAAATTGTAAAGTGAACCCAGTGACAACAGAGGAATATCCTTCTAAAGTAAAAAGACCTGCTTATTCAATTTTGGATAAGACAAAAATTAAGGAGACTTTCGATTTGGAGATCCGGGATTGGAGAGAAGCATTAAAAAGTTGCATGGCAACTTTTTAA
- a CDS encoding ABC-F family ATP-binding cassette domain-containing protein, producing the protein MITVSDLEIQFGKRTLFRDVNLKFTPGNCYGVIGANGAGKSTFLRILSGDLEPTRGTVMFGPGERLSVLKQDHFAYDECTVLDTVLQGHSSLWKVMQEKNAIYMKEDFSDEDGIRAAELEEQFAGMDGWNAESDAANLLSGLGIKEDLHYSLMKDISGKQKVRVLLAQALFGKPDNLLLDEPTNDLDLETVMWLENYLANYENTVLVVSHDRHFLDSVCTHSVDIDFGKIQLFAGNYSFWYESSQLALRQAQAKNKKAEEKKKELQEFISRFSANVAKSKQTTSRKKMLEKLNVEEILPSTRKYPGIIFTPEREVGDRILDVRNLSKSIEGQTLFRDVEFTVEKGDKIAFLSRDPRAMTALLEILAGNEKPDTGSFTWGVTITNAYLPLDNSAYFQTDMTLVEWLGQYSADTSETFLRGFLGKMLFSGEDIYKRVKVLSGGEKMRCMIAKMMLTNANVLLLDSPANHLDLESIQAFNNTLVAFKGIVLMNSHDHEIIQTVCNRIIELTPNGMIDKRMDFDDYITSDKIKEQLNQMY; encoded by the coding sequence ATGATTACAGTTTCGGATTTAGAGATTCAGTTTGGGAAGAGAACTTTGTTCCGGGATGTGAATTTGAAGTTTACACCGGGGAATTGTTATGGAGTAATAGGTGCCAATGGTGCCGGGAAATCTACGTTCTTGAGAATATTGAGTGGCGATTTGGAGCCAACGCGGGGAACCGTGATGTTCGGACCGGGAGAACGGTTGTCGGTATTGAAACAGGACCACTTTGCTTATGACGAGTGTACGGTTTTGGATACCGTGTTACAGGGACACTCCTCTTTGTGGAAGGTGATGCAGGAGAAGAATGCGATATACATGAAGGAGGATTTCTCGGATGAGGACGGGATTCGAGCTGCCGAACTGGAAGAGCAGTTTGCCGGGATGGACGGATGGAATGCCGAGAGTGATGCGGCGAACTTGTTGAGTGGATTAGGTATCAAGGAAGATTTGCATTATTCCTTGATGAAAGATATAAGTGGAAAGCAGAAAGTACGGGTTTTGTTAGCTCAGGCCCTATTCGGGAAACCGGATAACTTGTTATTGGACGAGCCCACGAATGATTTGGACTTGGAGACGGTTATGTGGTTGGAAAATTATCTGGCCAATTACGAGAACACGGTCTTAGTGGTATCGCATGACCGGCATTTTCTGGATTCCGTGTGTACACATTCGGTAGATATTGATTTTGGTAAGATTCAGTTATTTGCCGGTAACTATAGTTTCTGGTATGAGTCTAGCCAGTTAGCTTTGCGTCAGGCTCAAGCTAAGAATAAGAAGGCGGAGGAGAAGAAGAAAGAGTTACAGGAGTTTATTTCCCGCTTTAGTGCTAACGTGGCAAAGTCAAAGCAAACCACGAGCCGTAAGAAAATGTTGGAGAAATTGAATGTAGAGGAGATTTTACCTTCTACCCGGAAATACCCCGGGATTATCTTTACCCCGGAACGGGAAGTGGGTGACCGGATTTTGGATGTTCGTAATTTGAGTAAATCTATCGAAGGACAGACCTTATTCCGTGATGTAGAGTTTACCGTGGAGAAAGGGGATAAAATTGCCTTCCTGTCACGTGATCCGAGAGCGATGACTGCCTTGTTGGAGATCCTTGCAGGAAATGAAAAACCGGATACGGGTAGTTTCACGTGGGGAGTGACGATCACGAATGCCTACCTTCCGTTGGATAATTCAGCTTATTTTCAGACGGATATGACTTTGGTAGAGTGGTTGGGACAGTACTCTGCAGATACAAGTGAAACGTTTTTAAGAGGATTCCTCGGGAAAATGTTATTTTCCGGGGAGGATATTTACAAGCGGGTGAAAGTTTTATCCGGGGGTGAGAAGATGCGTTGTATGATAGCCAAGATGATGTTGACAAATGCGAATGTCTTGTTATTGGATTCTCCGGCCAATCACTTGGATTTGGAATCCATTCAGGCTTTTAATAATACATTGGTGGCGTTTAAAGGAATTGTTTTAATGAATTCTCATGACCATGAGATCATCCAAACCGTTTGTAACCGGATCATAGAATTGACACCTAACGGGATGATAGACAAGCGAATGGATTTCGATGATTATATCACGAGTGATAAGATTAAAGAGCAATTGAATCAGATGTACTGA
- a CDS encoding UDP-glucuronic acid decarboxylase family protein — protein sequence MKCVLVTGGAGFLGSHLCDRLIKSGNYVICLDNFFTGSKENIQHLVGNPNFELEERDIIWPYMKGVDEIYNLACPASPVHYQYDPIKTINTSVFGAVNMLELAKGVKAKLLQGSTSEVYGDPVKHPQTEEYWGNVNPIGLRSCYDEGKRCAETLCMDYHRQAGVVVKIIRIFNTYGPRMAQNDGRVVSNFIVNALQGKDIEIYGDGTQTRSFQYVDDLIDGMIRMMATEDNFTGPVNLGNPGEFTMLELANLVLELTGSKSRIVFGTLPEDDPRKRRPDITLARMKLSWQPMIPLRDGLLKTIDYFKSQL from the coding sequence ATGAAGTGTGTATTAGTGACTGGCGGAGCAGGTTTTTTGGGATCGCATTTGTGTGATCGATTGATAAAATCAGGTAATTATGTGATTTGTTTAGACAATTTTTTTACCGGTTCGAAAGAAAATATTCAGCATTTGGTAGGTAATCCTAATTTTGAATTGGAGGAACGGGATATTATCTGGCCTTATATGAAGGGAGTGGATGAGATTTATAATCTGGCTTGTCCGGCATCTCCGGTACACTATCAATATGACCCGATAAAAACTATAAATACCTCTGTTTTTGGTGCGGTAAATATGTTGGAATTGGCGAAAGGGGTTAAGGCAAAGTTGTTACAGGGGTCTACGAGTGAGGTTTATGGTGATCCAGTGAAACATCCGCAAACTGAAGAATACTGGGGAAACGTGAATCCTATCGGGCTGCGTTCTTGTTATGATGAAGGAAAGAGATGTGCGGAGACATTGTGCATGGATTATCACCGTCAGGCCGGGGTTGTGGTGAAAATTATTCGTATATTTAATACTTACGGACCTCGTATGGCTCAGAATGATGGGCGGGTGGTATCGAATTTTATCGTGAATGCTTTACAAGGAAAAGATATTGAGATTTATGGTGATGGAACCCAGACACGAAGTTTTCAATACGTGGATGATTTAATCGATGGTATGATTAGAATGATGGCCACGGAGGATAATTTTACCGGTCCAGTGAATCTTGGTAATCCCGGGGAATTCACGATGTTGGAACTGGCAAATTTGGTATTGGAATTGACAGGATCAAAGTCCCGAATCGTGTTTGGAACACTCCCGGAAGATGATCCTAGAAAGCGCAGACCGGATATAACGTTAGCTAGAATGAAGTTAAGCTGGCAGCCGATGATCCCTTTGCGGGATGGGTTGTTGAAAACGATAGATTATTTTAAGTCTCAATTGTAA
- a CDS encoding glycosyltransferase family 2 protein, with translation MTQFLQYLFWISIIIVFYTYIGYGILLYLLVKIKEKLHPEQPLTLPETLPDVTLLIAAYNEEKIIKSKMDNCATLDYPKDKLHVIWVTDGSTDSTNMLLTTYPNITVLFSPERKGKTAALNRAMSFIKTSYTIFTDANTMLNTESIKEIMTCFTNPKTGCVAGEKRIENKDKDNAVSGGEGFYWRYESKLKAWDSKLYSAVGAAGELFAIRTELFTPMPEDTLLDDFILSLRIAMQGYKIAYCDKAYAIESGSMDMHEEQKRKVRIAAGGLQSIARLKELLNLFKYGTLSFQYISHRVLRWSVTPALLFLLFPLNLILVIVQGASLYKIILILQIIFYVLAWLGAIMAQKQIKIKILFIPYYFMFMNLNVLKALFYLKKHKGKGTWEKAKRG, from the coding sequence ATGACACAATTTCTTCAATACCTATTCTGGATTTCCATTATTATCGTATTCTACACATACATCGGGTACGGAATCCTATTATACCTCCTTGTCAAGATCAAAGAAAAACTCCACCCGGAACAGCCGTTAACACTTCCGGAAACTCTTCCCGATGTTACGTTACTTATAGCAGCTTACAACGAAGAAAAGATCATCAAATCAAAAATGGATAACTGTGCGACTCTCGATTACCCGAAAGACAAGTTACACGTGATCTGGGTTACCGACGGTTCCACCGATTCTACAAATATGTTATTGACCACATACCCGAACATAACGGTTCTCTTTTCCCCCGAGCGCAAAGGAAAGACTGCTGCCCTGAACCGGGCAATGTCATTTATTAAAACATCATACACGATTTTCACGGATGCCAACACGATGCTCAACACGGAGTCGATAAAAGAAATTATGACTTGTTTCACCAATCCCAAAACGGGATGCGTGGCCGGAGAAAAACGTATCGAAAATAAGGACAAAGATAACGCTGTTTCAGGTGGAGAAGGTTTTTACTGGCGCTACGAATCAAAATTAAAAGCGTGGGATTCCAAGTTGTACTCGGCAGTAGGAGCTGCAGGGGAATTATTCGCCATCCGTACGGAATTATTCACCCCCATGCCCGAAGACACTTTACTGGATGATTTTATTCTCTCGCTACGAATTGCCATGCAAGGTTATAAAATTGCTTATTGCGACAAGGCCTACGCTATTGAATCCGGCTCCATGGATATGCACGAAGAACAAAAACGCAAAGTACGCATTGCAGCAGGGGGTTTACAATCTATCGCTCGGCTAAAAGAACTACTCAACCTATTCAAATATGGCACCCTCTCCTTTCAATATATATCACACCGGGTACTACGCTGGTCGGTTACGCCCGCTCTATTATTCCTACTATTCCCGTTGAATTTGATTCTCGTCATTGTACAGGGAGCATCCCTCTACAAGATCATACTCATCCTACAAATTATCTTTTACGTTCTAGCTTGGCTCGGGGCTATTATGGCCCAAAAACAGATAAAAATAAAGATTCTATTTATTCCTTACTACTTCATGTTCATGAATTTAAACGTGTTGAAAGCACTTTTCTATCTGAAAAAACACAAGGGTAAAGGAACTTGGGAAAAAGCGAAAAGAGGATAA
- a CDS encoding endonuclease/exonuclease/phosphatase family protein translates to MAALRYFFSLLMVPISFVTAGFSLIAYMAGQTTPNESIFITFIGLATPVVLIINLLILVYWIIRKKWWIIIPIVAILLNSGYITSIFQMTLSSSKLPDGKLPLRIASYNVGKFKSWEHLETQYYISEFLKNNETNIICFQEYRENTKINADTLSHLLNCPHHAITYLSGSTTLGTGIFSKYPILRFGKIPLDSQTNDAMWVDIQTGETTTRIISCHLQTTNFSRKRKLLDDPALQNADIQQVEDVVTDISQELALNFKIRATQAQIVRQVIDTTRIPTIVCGDFNDTPSSYTYQHIKGNLKDSFKTRGNGYAYTFRGIHHLLRIDFILYSKEFKCTDYYSPEKGWSDHTPVISEFYLK, encoded by the coding sequence ATGGCAGCTCTCAGATATTTCTTCTCACTCTTAATGGTCCCGATTAGTTTCGTTACGGCTGGATTTAGCCTCATCGCATACATGGCCGGGCAAACAACCCCCAATGAATCAATATTTATCACGTTCATCGGGTTAGCCACTCCTGTTGTTCTGATTATAAATTTACTAATTCTCGTTTACTGGATCATTAGAAAAAAATGGTGGATAATCATACCCATCGTCGCCATTTTACTAAATAGCGGTTATATCACGTCAATCTTTCAAATGACACTATCATCTTCCAAATTACCAGATGGAAAACTTCCCCTACGTATAGCCAGCTATAACGTGGGAAAATTCAAATCATGGGAACATTTGGAAACCCAATACTATATTTCGGAATTTCTAAAAAATAACGAGACTAACATTATCTGTTTCCAAGAATACCGGGAAAACACCAAGATCAACGCAGACACTCTTTCCCATTTGTTAAACTGCCCCCATCATGCAATAACTTACTTATCCGGTTCCACAACCTTGGGAACGGGAATTTTTAGCAAATACCCTATTTTGCGATTCGGGAAGATACCTCTTGATTCCCAAACAAATGATGCCATGTGGGTTGATATTCAAACCGGGGAAACAACGACAAGAATAATCAGTTGTCACTTACAAACAACAAATTTCAGCAGGAAACGGAAATTACTAGATGATCCCGCACTACAAAATGCAGACATACAACAAGTAGAAGACGTCGTAACGGATATATCACAAGAATTAGCCCTAAATTTCAAGATCAGAGCCACGCAGGCTCAAATTGTAAGACAAGTTATTGACACGACACGAATTCCCACAATCGTCTGTGGAGATTTTAATGACACCCCTTCATCCTACACTTATCAACATATCAAGGGAAACTTAAAGGACAGTTTCAAAACACGAGGTAACGGATACGCCTATACTTTCCGGGGAATACACCACCTGTTACGCATTGACTTTATCCTTTATTCTAAAGAGTTTAAATGTACAGACTATTACTCGCCGGAAAAAGGATGGAGCGATCATACCCCAGTTATCAGTGAATTCTATCTAAAATAA
- a CDS encoding endonuclease/exonuclease/phosphatase family protein, translating into MKPATLGMTFLGACGIFAPCINPDKWWIPALSGLFMPGIILVNFYLLVFWGIHKKWWIILPFITIISNHQFFSGMFQSPWKQDIPYVPKDEITIASYNVEGFYWIARNIKYNIKKLVEDNHIDILCIQEHCEESHLDSITIQQKFGLPNRCVFFNRQTAWANFGISIYSHYPIIRYGEINFNSEKNNSMWADILIGKDTIRVFNNHLQTTDVSMNGKKYEEYRSVKDWKGQARTLVNIVEQLKANFVIRASQAIQVRNLIDTTHYPVIVCGDFNDTPVSFAYNHIAGNNLTDGFRDRGKGYGHSFNGIKGLLRIDFISYDKSFTGLVYDSPHLPWSDHNPIIMKVKLKTTSR; encoded by the coding sequence ATGAAACCAGCAACCCTAGGAATGACATTCTTGGGCGCATGTGGAATTTTCGCACCATGTATCAATCCTGATAAATGGTGGATTCCTGCGTTATCTGGTCTATTCATGCCGGGAATTATATTAGTCAATTTCTATCTCCTAGTATTTTGGGGGATCCATAAAAAATGGTGGATTATATTACCATTTATCACAATCATCAGTAATCATCAATTCTTTTCAGGAATGTTCCAATCACCTTGGAAACAAGATATTCCCTATGTTCCAAAAGATGAAATCACCATTGCTAGCTATAATGTTGAAGGTTTTTACTGGATCGCACGAAATATAAAATATAATATAAAAAAATTAGTAGAAGACAATCACATTGATATTTTATGTATCCAAGAACATTGTGAAGAATCACATCTGGATAGCATCACCATTCAACAAAAATTCGGACTTCCCAATCGATGTGTGTTTTTTAACAGACAAACGGCATGGGCCAATTTTGGAATCAGTATATATAGTCATTATCCCATAATTCGATACGGTGAAATCAATTTTAATTCCGAAAAGAACAATAGTATGTGGGCAGACATCTTAATCGGAAAAGATACCATCCGTGTATTCAATAACCACTTACAAACAACAGATGTCAGCATGAATGGCAAAAAATATGAAGAATACAGAAGCGTTAAAGACTGGAAAGGTCAAGCCCGAACACTTGTGAACATCGTGGAACAACTAAAAGCCAACTTTGTCATTCGTGCCAGCCAAGCTATACAGGTTCGAAACCTCATTGACACGACCCATTACCCTGTCATTGTATGCGGAGATTTTAACGACACGCCCGTGTCCTTTGCCTATAACCATATTGCAGGAAATAACTTAACAGACGGTTTTCGAGATCGAGGGAAAGGATATGGACATTCATTCAACGGGATTAAAGGATTGTTACGAATAGATTTTATCAGTTACGACAAATCTTTCACTGGATTAGTGTACGATTCACCCCATCTTCCATGGAGTGACCACAACCCGATTATAATGAAAGTAAAATTAAAAACGACATCAAGATAA
- a CDS encoding glycosyltransferase family 1 protein, with amino-acid sequence MKALFLTFHGFHATNGISKKIHYQVRALEANGVETHLCYLSEKQGIKYRMLDQEILADYGDGIKGKLYKRFEFNSVFRYIIKNQIDLVYIRSDHNANPFTIRLVRKIKKAGIHVVMEIPTYPYDQEYILSKGKIQLLIDKCFRKQLAKYLDQIITFSNYKTIFGIPTLQISNGIDFNDIPVKQEANDTSQEIHLIGVAEIHYWHGFDRLLKGLANYYIHSPQYKVYFHIIGDFFSPREREEYMSIIKENHLAPYVILHGRQAGQMLDLLFELCDFGIGSLGRHRSGITNIKTLKNREYAARGIPFIYSEIDEDFENMPYIMKIPANEEAVDIKQILNFYNQLHITPLEIRNSIRHLSWNNQMKKVLDEMQKKDKINPNNNNIANFATLYTNKFIPNKEKWPH; translated from the coding sequence ATGAAAGCATTATTTCTCACGTTCCATGGCTTTCACGCCACCAATGGAATTAGCAAAAAGATCCACTATCAAGTACGAGCACTCGAAGCTAACGGGGTGGAGACTCATCTTTGTTATTTATCGGAAAAACAAGGAATAAAATACCGTATGCTGGATCAAGAGATTCTGGCAGATTACGGAGATGGTATAAAAGGAAAACTATACAAACGTTTTGAATTCAATTCGGTCTTCCGCTACATTATTAAAAACCAAATTGATCTGGTATATATTCGCTCTGACCACAATGCCAATCCATTTACGATTAGGCTAGTACGTAAAATAAAAAAGGCCGGAATCCACGTGGTTATGGAAATTCCCACGTATCCGTACGATCAAGAATACATTCTATCCAAAGGGAAAATACAACTACTTATCGACAAATGTTTTAGGAAACAACTTGCTAAATATCTGGATCAAATCATCACCTTTTCCAATTACAAAACGATATTCGGAATCCCAACACTCCAAATCTCTAATGGGATTGATTTCAATGACATCCCCGTAAAACAAGAAGCAAACGACACTTCACAAGAAATTCATTTAATCGGGGTAGCCGAGATTCACTATTGGCACGGATTTGACCGCTTGTTGAAGGGCCTTGCTAATTACTACATTCATTCTCCCCAATACAAAGTGTATTTTCATATTATTGGAGATTTTTTTAGTCCTAGAGAACGTGAAGAATATATGTCTATCATCAAAGAGAATCACCTAGCACCCTATGTTATCCTGCATGGACGGCAAGCTGGACAAATGCTTGACCTTCTTTTTGAACTATGCGATTTCGGAATCGGTAGTTTGGGACGCCATCGTAGTGGAATCACAAATATTAAAACGCTTAAAAACAGAGAATATGCAGCTAGAGGCATTCCGTTCATCTATTCAGAAATAGACGAAGATTTTGAAAATATGCCTTATATCATGAAAATTCCCGCAAACGAGGAAGCTGTGGACATAAAGCAAATACTCAATTTTTACAATCAATTACATATCACGCCTTTAGAAATAAGAAATTCGATTCGACATCTTTCATGGAATAACCAAATGAAAAAGGTACTTGATGAGATGCAGAAAAAAGATAAAATAAATCCAAACAACAACAATATTGCTAACTTTGCCACATTATATACTAATAAATTTATCCCTAATAAAGAGAAATGGCCGCACTAA